Proteins from a single region of Oncorhynchus nerka isolate Pitt River linkage group LG18, Oner_Uvic_2.0, whole genome shotgun sequence:
- the LOC115117140 gene encoding LOW QUALITY PROTEIN: NACHT, LRR and PYD domains-containing protein 12-like (The sequence of the model RefSeq protein was modified relative to this genomic sequence to represent the inferred CDS: inserted 1 base in 1 codon) — MSLSGETEEEITASKMSLSGEKEEGTTAFKMSLSGEREEETTASKMSLSGETEEETTASKMSLSGEREEETTASKMSLSGEREETTSSKMSLSGERETTASKMSLSGEREEETTASKMTQDTSSKSVQKPRAESPTTSLLSMKSDQPPAFSQEPLPDDNKEVESLDSEDVLKITHNLLDRRSETLLTVQQDIKAKLKHKYQHISEGIGHHGNQSLFKDIYTELYITEGGSGGLNNEHEVRQIEMASKKQTTQETQIKCHDIFKPLPGQDKPIRTVLTKGIAGIGKTVSVQKVILDWAEGKANQDVHFMFPLPFRDLNLKKDQYSLMQLLSHYFSELKEIDSIEDGETKTVFIFDGLDECRLPLDFKNNEKCCDATKPTSVDVLLTNLIEGNLLPSALLWITSRPAAANQIPPECIDQVTEVRGFNDPQKEVYFRKKITDQNLANEIIKHMKTSRSLHIMCHMPVFCWISATVLEMILNEAEKDEVPKTLTQMYSHFMLIQIIVKNRKYNKATETNPKELSQSDKEMILKLAELAFQQLQKGNLIFYEEDLRECGLDVTEASEYSALCTEIFKEESGLYQEKVYSFVHLSIQEFLAAVHALESCLDKKENVFFKAVTGGEEEENDDDDEEEEEEEESSIQLSDFHEIAVDQALKSENGHLDLFLRFLLGLSLESNQNLLRGLLTQTASTTQTNESTVEYLSDKIKEESSPERIINLFHCLNELGANSLVEDMQTSLRSGTLSETRLKPDQCSALAYLLLMSEEVLEEFDLKTYNTSEEGYQRLLPVVKTCKRALLAGCKLTYKSCETLASALQTPNSPLRELDLSYNDLGDRGVKLLCVGLTSLVCNIQTLVLAGCKLTYESCETLASALQTSNSPLRELDLSYNDLGDRGVKLLCVGLTSPLCNIQTLVLAGCKLTYESCETLASALQTPNSPLRELDLRYNDLGDRGVELLCVGLTSPLCNIQTLVLGQCGLTEGCCSDLVPVLSSPNSQLKQLELRDNDLQDSGVTLLSAGLEDPDCKLHTLGLGQCGLTEGCCSDLASVLSSPNSQLKQLELRDNDLQDSGVTLLSAGLVDPDCKLHTLGLSGCLVTEEGCAALSSALRSNPSHLKELDLSYNHPGDSAGXLLSTALVDPTYKLMKLNVDHGGECRLKSGLRKYACHLTLDPNTANPYLILSEGNRKLNRVVEEQHYEDHPDRFDCLYQVLCREGLSGGRYYWEVEMDGGMTDIGVVYRGLKRKERGSDRRIGDNRKSWCLVCFDKGYLFKHDGVSRSIPRRVSNRVGVYLDWPAGTLTFYSVSSSGTLTHLYTEHTTFTEPLYPGFGIYSAFSVTLCQIDDQHIQR, encoded by the exons ATGAGCCTCtctggggagacagaggaggagatcactgcctctaaaatgagtctctctggggagaaagaggaggggaccACTGCCtttaaaatgagtctctctggggagagagaggaggagactactgcctctaaaatgagtctctctggggagacagaggaggagaccactgcctctaaaatgagtctctctggggagagagaggaggagaccactgcctctaaaatgagtctctctggggagagagaggagaccacttcctctaaaatgagtctctctggagagagagagaccactgcctctaaaatgagtctctctggggagagagaggaggagaccacCGCTTCTAAAATGACTCAAGACACCAGTTCTAAGAG TGTCCAGAAGCCCAGAGCAGAGTCCCCTACAACCAGCCTGCTATCAATGAAGAGTGATCAGCCACCTGCTTTCAGCCAGGAACCATTACCAGATGACAATAAGGAAGTGGAGAGTTTGGACAGTGAGGATGTATTAAAGATCACACACAACCTTCTGGACAGAAGAA GTGAAACTCTTCTGACAGTCCAACAAGACATCAAggctaaactgaaacacaagtatCAACACATATCTGAAGGAATTGGACACCATGGAAACCAAAGTCTGTTCAAGGacatctacacagagctctacatcacagagggtggaagtGGAGGgctcaataatgaacatgaggttAGACAGATAGAGATGGCATCCAAGAAACAAACCACACAAGAGACACAAATCAAATGCCACGACATCTTCAAGCCTTTACctggacaagacaaacctatcagaactgtgctgacaaaaggaatcgctggcattggaaaaacagtctctgtgcagaaggtCATCCTTGACTGGGCAGAGGGAAAAGCAAATCAGGACGTTCATTTCATGTTTCCTCTTCCTTTCCGTGATCTGAACCTGAAAAAGGACCAATACAGTCTGATGCAACTTCTTTCCCACTACTTCTCAGAGCTGAAAGAGATTGACAGCATTGAAGATGGTGAAACCAAAACTGTTTTCAtttttgatggtctggatgagtgtcGACTTCCTCTAGACTTCAAAAACAATGAGAAGTGCTGTGATGCCACGAAGCCAACCTCAGTGGACGTGCTGCTGACAAACCTCATCGAGGggaatctgcttccctctgcacTCCTCTGGATAACCTCACGGCCTGCAGCAGCCAATCAGATCCCTCCTGAGTGTattgaccaggtgacagaggtacgagggttcaatgatcCACAGAAGGAGGTGTACTTCAGGAAGAAAATCACAGATCAGAATCTGGCCAATGAAATCATCAAACACATGAAGAcgtcaaggagcctccacatcatgtgccacatgcCGGTCTTCTGTTGGATATCAGCCACAGTCCTTGAGATGATACTGAACGAGGCTGAGAAGGATGAAGTCCCCAAAACTCTGACCCAGATGTACTCACACTTCATGCTCATCCAAATCATTGTGAAGAACAGGAAGTACAACAAAGCCACAGAGACAAACCCAAAGGAACTGTCTCAGTCAGACAAAGAGATGATCCTGAAACTGGCAGAGCTGGCTTTCCAACAGCTGCAGAAGGGCAACCTGATCTTCTATGAGGAGGACCTGAGAGAGTGTGGCCTTGACGTCACAGAGGCATCAGAGTACTCAGCATTGTGTACAGAGATCTTTAAAGAAGAATCTGGGCTGTACCAAGAGAAGGTCTACAGCTTTGtgcatctgagcattcaggagtttctagCAGCAGTGCATGCTTTAGAATCATGTCTGGACAAGAAGGAAAATGTTTTCTTCAAAGCAGTCActggtggtgaggaggaggagaatgatgatgatgatgaggaggaggaggaggaggaggagtcgtCAATCCAGTTGTCTGACTTTCACGAGATCGCAGTGGACCAGGCCTTGAAGAGTGAGAATGGACACCTGGACCtgttcctccgcttccttctgggtctctcactggagtccaatcagaatcTGTTACGAGGCCTTCTGACACAGACAGCAAGTACAACACAGACCAATGAGAGCACAGTTGAGTACCTTTCAGACAAGATCAAGGAGGAATCCTCACCAGAAAGGATCATCAActtgttccactgtctgaatgaacttgGTGCCAACTCTCTAGTTGAAGACATGCAGACCTCCCTGCGATCAGGAACTCTTTCAGAAACAAGACTAAAACCTGACCAATGTTCAGCCCTGGCCTACCTGTTACTGATGTCAGAGGAGGTGCTGGAGGAGTTTGACCTCAAGACATACAACACATCAGAGGAAGGTTATCAGAGGTTGCTGCCGGTAGTGAAAACCTGCAAGAGAGCACT ACTAGCTGGCTGTAAACTCACATATAAATCCTGTGAGACTCTGGCCTCAGCTCTGCAGACACCAAACTCCCCCCTGAGAGAACTGGACCTCAGCTACAATGACCTGGGAGACagaggagtgaagctgctctgtGTTGGACTAACCAGTCTAGTCTGCAACATACAGACACTAGT actagcTGGCTGTAAACTCACATATGAATCCTGTGAGACTCTGGCCTCAGCTCTGCAGACATCAAACTCCcctctgagagagctggacctcaGCTACAATGACCTGGGAGACagaggagtgaagctgctctgtGTTGGATTAACCAGTCCACTCTGCAACATACAGACACTAGT ACTAGCTGGCTGTAAACTCACATATGAATCCTGTGAGACTCTGGCCTCAGCTCTGCAGACACCAAACTCCCCCCTGAGAGAACTGGACCTCCGCTACAATGATCTGGGAGACAGAGGAGTGGAGCTGCTCTGTGTTGGACTAACCAGTCCACTCTGCAACATACAGACACTAGT TCTGGGTCAGTGTGGTCTGACAGAGGGTTGCTGTTCAGATCTGGTCCCAGTCCTGAGTTCACCCAACTCACAACTGAAACAACTGGAGCTGAGAGACAATGACCTGCAGGACTCAGGAGTTACACTGctgtctgctggactggaggatccagacTGTAAACTACACACACTGGG TCTGGGTCAATGTGGTCTGACAGAGGGTTGCTGTTCAGATCTGGCCTCAGTCCTGAGTTCACCCAACTCACAACTGAAACAACTGGAGCTGAGAGACAATGACCTGCAGGACTCAGGAGTTACACTGCTGTCTGCTGGACTGGTGGATCCAGACTGTAAACTACACACACTGGG gctgtctggctgtctggtcaCAGAGGAGGGCTGTGCTGCTCTGtcttcagctctgaggtcaaacccctcccacctgaaagagctggacctgagctacaatcacccaggagactctgCAG GACTGCTTTCAACTGCTCTGGTGGATCCCACATATAAACTGATGAAGCTGAA TGTGGATCATGGTGGAGAGTGCAGGCTGAAatcagggctgaggaaat ATGCCTGTCATCTCACCCTGGACCCAAATACAGCAAACCCATACCTGATACTGTCTGAGGGGAACAGGAAGTTGAATCGGGTGGTGGAGGAGCAGCATTATGAAGACCATCCAGACAGATTTGACTGTCTTTATCAAGTTCTCTGCAGAGAAGGCTTATCTGGAGGTCGTTATTACTGGGAGGTGGAGATGGATGGTGGCATGACTGACATTGGTGTGGTGTACAGAGGATTGAAGAGGAAGGAAAGGGGGAGTGACCGTAGGATTGGAGACAATAGGAAGTCTTGGTGTTTAGTCTGCTTTGACAAAGGTTATTTATTTAAACATGATGGAGTCAGCAGATCCATCCCTCGTCGTGTTTCTAACAGAGttggagtgtatctggactggccagctgGTACTTTGACCTTCTATAGCGTGTCCTCCTCTGGTACACTGACACACCTTTACACAGAACACACCACGTTCACTGAACCCCTCTATCCTGGGTTTGGGATTTACTCCGCCTTCTCAGTGACCCTGTGTCAGATAGATGACCAACACATTCAGAGGTGA